From a region of the Actinopolymorpha singaporensis genome:
- a CDS encoding YciI family protein — protein sequence MRVMVLVKATDDSEAGVMPEEQLIDEMGKYNEELVKAGVMLAGDGLHPSSKGVRVRFSGKERSVIDGPFAETKELVAGYWLWQVRSMDEAVEWVKRCPNPMLTDSEIEIRPVFEPEDFGEAFTPEARERDARLRAQTSQR from the coding sequence ATGCGCGTGATGGTTCTGGTCAAGGCGACCGACGACTCCGAGGCCGGCGTGATGCCGGAGGAGCAGTTGATCGACGAGATGGGGAAGTACAACGAGGAGCTCGTCAAGGCCGGGGTCATGCTCGCCGGCGACGGCCTGCACCCGAGCTCCAAGGGCGTCCGGGTGCGCTTCTCCGGCAAGGAACGCTCGGTGATCGACGGGCCGTTCGCGGAGACGAAGGAACTCGTCGCCGGCTACTGGCTGTGGCAGGTTCGTTCGATGGACGAGGCGGTCGAGTGGGTGAAGCGGTGCCCCAACCCGATGCTCACCGATTCCGAGATCGAGATCCGCCCGGTGTTCGAGCCGGAGGACTTCGGCGAGGCGTTCACCCCGGAGGCCCGGGAGCGTGACGCGCGCCTGCGCGCACAGACCTCGCAGCGGTAG
- a CDS encoding SRPBCC family protein has translation MADTRADLGRVVPEDGEGAGVGLEFRRTYPDPVEEVWAAVTESERSARWIGTWTGRPGIASTVEFTMTGEDGAGPEPVTILECDPPHRLVVDWSVPGEPRWRVEVTLTPDDPEGTGTSLLFVHRLPTAAGVTDVAAGWHYYLDRLAAALAGRPGPEWDDVVAELTKLYAR, from the coding sequence ATGGCCGACACACGTGCCGACCTCGGCCGGGTGGTCCCCGAAGACGGCGAAGGAGCGGGCGTAGGCCTGGAGTTCCGCCGTACCTACCCGGACCCGGTCGAGGAGGTGTGGGCCGCCGTCACCGAGTCCGAGCGGTCGGCCCGCTGGATCGGCACCTGGACCGGACGTCCAGGCATCGCGTCGACCGTGGAGTTCACCATGACCGGCGAGGACGGCGCGGGGCCGGAGCCGGTGACCATCCTGGAATGCGACCCGCCGCACCGGCTGGTGGTCGACTGGTCCGTTCCGGGGGAGCCTCGTTGGCGGGTGGAGGTCACGCTCACTCCGGATGACCCAGAGGGCACCGGCACCAGCCTGCTCTTCGTTCATCGGCTGCCGACGGCCGCCGGCGTGACGGACGTGGCCGCGGGTTGGCACTACTACCTCGACCGGCTGGCCGCCGCGCTGGCCGGCCGCCCGGGACCGGAGTGGGACGACGTCGTGGCGGAGCTCACCAAGCTGTACGCACGGTAG
- a CDS encoding ABC transporter ATP-binding protein, whose amino-acid sequence MSTSPSPRRVVLRLLWPGRRAALALVAVILVATVLPLLAPQLTRRFVDEAIAGAGTGQLTFLAVGYLGLAVFGQLARMLTAWLASRLAWDGTNRLRERLAEHALGLDMAYHGKRTPGEMIERVDGDVVALADFVVAFLLDVVASLLLLVGVLIVVLNVDLRIGAVLLAYCVLIGWFMVRAQRVAVPAMTRVREKFAALFGAVEERLAAAEDIRANGAGEHVVRRFHRTSADVYRAELRAERIGGGLFAVTNLAFAAGTALVLGLAAWVQQSGTLTVGTAVLLFQYTQMVRSPFERIIDQLQQYQKALAGVARIGGLLAEERTLPEPAHPTPLPATGPMRLELSGVHFAYADDDEPVLTDVNLELAPGETLGLVGRTGSGKTTIARMVLRLYDPTRGSVRLGGVDLRDTDLASVHRRICVVTQDVQLFAASVRDNLMMFRRDADDDLLREVVAEVGLGDWLASLPDGLDTVLGAQGGGVSAGEAQLLAFARAFLSDPGLVVLDEASSRLDPATEHHIEGAIDRLLADRTAVLIAHRLSSLARVDKIAVVEDGRVVEYGRREVLAADPDSRFAHLLAAAGLRQPRPERPEPEVMSGVRR is encoded by the coding sequence ATGTCTACTTCCCCCTCCCCCCGTCGTGTCGTCCTGCGCCTGCTGTGGCCTGGGCGGCGAGCCGCGCTTGCCCTGGTGGCGGTGATCCTGGTCGCCACCGTGCTGCCGCTGCTGGCTCCACAACTCACCCGCAGGTTCGTCGACGAGGCGATCGCCGGCGCCGGCACCGGACAGCTCACGTTCCTGGCGGTCGGATACCTCGGGCTCGCGGTGTTCGGTCAGCTGGCCCGGATGCTGACCGCCTGGCTGGCCAGCCGGCTCGCCTGGGACGGCACCAACCGGCTGCGCGAACGCCTCGCCGAGCATGCCCTCGGCCTGGACATGGCCTACCACGGCAAGCGCACGCCGGGGGAGATGATCGAACGGGTCGACGGTGACGTGGTCGCGCTGGCCGACTTCGTGGTGGCGTTCCTGCTCGATGTCGTGGCCAGCCTGCTGCTCCTGGTCGGCGTGCTCATCGTCGTACTCAACGTCGACCTGCGCATCGGCGCCGTGCTGCTCGCGTACTGCGTCCTCATCGGCTGGTTCATGGTGCGTGCCCAGCGGGTCGCAGTGCCCGCGATGACACGCGTACGCGAGAAGTTCGCGGCGTTGTTCGGGGCCGTGGAGGAGCGGCTGGCCGCGGCGGAGGACATCCGGGCCAACGGCGCGGGCGAACACGTGGTCAGGCGGTTCCACCGCACCAGCGCCGACGTCTACCGCGCGGAGCTGCGCGCCGAACGCATCGGCGGCGGGCTGTTCGCCGTCACCAACCTCGCGTTCGCTGCCGGCACGGCGCTCGTGTTGGGGCTCGCCGCCTGGGTGCAGCAGTCGGGAACGCTGACGGTGGGTACGGCCGTGCTGTTGTTCCAGTACACCCAGATGGTGCGGTCGCCGTTCGAGCGGATCATCGACCAGCTGCAGCAGTACCAGAAGGCCCTCGCCGGAGTGGCCCGGATCGGCGGCCTGCTCGCCGAGGAACGCACGCTGCCCGAACCCGCCCACCCCACGCCGCTACCCGCGACCGGCCCCATGCGGCTGGAGCTTTCCGGTGTGCACTTCGCCTACGCCGACGACGACGAGCCGGTGCTCACCGATGTCAACCTCGAGTTGGCACCGGGGGAGACGCTCGGCCTGGTGGGGCGTACCGGCAGCGGGAAGACCACGATCGCCCGGATGGTGTTGCGGTTGTACGACCCGACCCGGGGGAGTGTCCGGCTCGGCGGGGTCGACCTGCGCGACACCGACCTCGCCTCGGTCCACCGCCGGATCTGCGTGGTGACCCAGGACGTCCAGCTGTTCGCGGCGAGTGTGCGCGACAACCTGATGATGTTCCGGCGTGACGCCGACGACGACCTGCTGCGGGAGGTGGTCGCCGAGGTCGGCCTGGGCGACTGGCTGGCGTCCCTGCCCGACGGGCTGGACACCGTGCTCGGGGCTCAGGGCGGTGGCGTGTCCGCCGGCGAGGCGCAGTTGCTGGCGTTCGCCCGGGCGTTCCTGTCCGACCCGGGCCTGGTCGTCCTCGACGAGGCCTCCAGCCGGCTGGACCCGGCCACCGAACACCACATCGAGGGCGCGATCGACCGGCTGCTGGCCGACCGTACCGCCGTGCTGATCGCGCACCGGCTGTCCTCCCTGGCCAGGGTGGACAAGATCGCCGTCGTCGAGGACGGCCGGGTGGTGGAGTACGGCCGGCGCGAGGTGCTGGCCGCCGACCCGGACAGCAGGTTCGCGCACCTGCTGGCCGCGGCGGGGCTGCGTCAGCCCCGGCCGGAGCGGCCGGAGCCCGAAGTGATGAGTGGAGTACGCCGATGA
- a CDS encoding ABC transporter ATP-binding protein: MSAPTETTTAQRGSRPPVSWRSGVLLVMRRLVGFDLRRYVVGGLLWSLFFVVPLLTGLILKGLFDQISGHSAAGLDTALWLCAAFVAAEAARGGVFWFAVNIWPYWWIGAGTMLRSNALRSILTARGPAASRLPHSSGEAVSRFRDDVEDLVIATDNGVDLIGAVLFGIGAFAIMTSIDPVITVVLVLPLTVVVVLIRVLSEVIRRIHARARELGAAVTAFVGETFAGVLAIKTAGAENAVLDRLRAHNRRRRQAAVKDRLAMDMLDTVTGATVEVSIGLVLLLAAPAMRRGDFTVGDLALFTSYVGWLTMLPRILGRMLYRIPQGAVATERLTRLMADHETADDLARHSQVWFDEEPPPVLTEAPDRAGAADRLRTLEVRDLTVRHHDGGRGVTGVDLRVERGSFTVVTGAVGAGKTTLVRALLGLLPATSGTVRWNDEQVDDPGTFLVPGRVAYAGQVPRLFSDSLRENLLLGWPADGDTLANAMRLAALERDLAEMPEGLETVVGPRGVRLSGGQVQRATAARALVRNPDLLVVDDLSSALDVETEHLLWDRIADAAKEGRGPETVLVVSHRRAALQRADQVVVLDRGRVVGSGPLPDLLATCPEMRRLWAEELVVEAEEDPDPATV; this comes from the coding sequence ATGAGCGCCCCGACCGAGACCACCACCGCGCAGCGCGGGAGCCGGCCGCCGGTGAGCTGGCGGTCCGGCGTACTCCTCGTCATGCGCCGGCTGGTGGGGTTCGACCTGCGCCGGTACGTCGTCGGCGGCCTGCTGTGGTCGCTGTTCTTCGTCGTACCCCTGCTCACCGGCCTGATCCTGAAGGGGTTGTTCGACCAGATCAGCGGTCACAGCGCCGCCGGCCTGGACACCGCGCTGTGGCTGTGCGCGGCGTTCGTCGCGGCGGAGGCCGCTCGCGGTGGGGTGTTCTGGTTCGCGGTGAACATCTGGCCGTACTGGTGGATCGGTGCGGGCACCATGCTGCGTTCCAACGCACTGCGGTCCATCCTCACCGCCCGCGGCCCGGCGGCGAGCCGGTTGCCGCACTCCTCCGGTGAGGCCGTGTCCCGCTTCCGGGACGATGTCGAGGACCTCGTGATCGCCACCGACAACGGCGTCGACCTGATCGGCGCCGTGCTGTTCGGCATCGGCGCGTTCGCCATCATGACCTCGATCGACCCGGTGATCACGGTCGTCCTGGTACTGCCGCTCACGGTCGTGGTGGTCCTCATCCGCGTGCTCAGCGAGGTGATCCGACGCATCCACGCCCGTGCCCGCGAGCTGGGCGCGGCGGTGACGGCGTTCGTGGGCGAGACGTTCGCGGGCGTGCTGGCCATCAAGACCGCCGGTGCGGAGAACGCCGTCCTCGACCGGCTGCGGGCACACAACCGCCGCCGCCGGCAGGCCGCTGTCAAGGACCGGTTGGCGATGGACATGCTGGACACCGTCACCGGCGCGACCGTCGAGGTGAGCATCGGTCTGGTGCTGCTGCTGGCGGCACCGGCGATGCGGCGCGGCGACTTCACCGTCGGCGACCTGGCGTTGTTCACCAGCTACGTCGGCTGGCTGACGATGCTGCCGCGCATCCTCGGCCGGATGCTCTACCGCATCCCCCAGGGCGCGGTCGCCACCGAGCGGCTCACCCGGCTGATGGCCGACCACGAGACCGCCGACGACCTGGCGCGGCACAGTCAGGTGTGGTTCGACGAGGAGCCGCCGCCGGTGCTCACCGAGGCGCCGGACCGAGCCGGGGCCGCCGACCGGCTGCGCACGCTGGAAGTGCGCGACCTGACCGTACGCCACCACGACGGCGGCCGGGGGGTCACCGGCGTCGACCTGCGGGTCGAACGCGGATCCTTCACCGTCGTCACCGGTGCCGTCGGGGCGGGCAAGACGACGCTGGTCCGCGCGTTGCTCGGCCTGCTGCCGGCCACCTCCGGCACGGTGCGCTGGAACGACGAACAGGTGGACGACCCGGGTACGTTCCTGGTGCCCGGCCGGGTCGCCTACGCCGGACAGGTGCCGCGGCTGTTCTCGGACTCGCTGCGGGAGAACCTCCTGCTGGGCTGGCCCGCAGACGGTGACACCCTCGCGAACGCCATGCGGCTGGCCGCGCTGGAGCGCGACCTCGCCGAGATGCCCGAGGGCCTGGAGACGGTGGTCGGGCCGCGCGGCGTACGGCTGTCGGGTGGCCAGGTGCAGCGGGCGACGGCGGCCCGGGCTCTCGTCCGCAATCCCGACCTGCTGGTGGTCGACGACCTGTCGTCCGCGCTGGACGTGGAGACCGAGCACCTGCTGTGGGACCGGATCGCCGACGCCGCCAAGGAAGGGCGCGGCCCGGAGACGGTGCTGGTGGTGTCCCACCGGCGGGCGGCGCTGCAGCGAGCCGACCAGGTGGTGGTGCTCGACCGCGGCCGGGTCGTCGGGAGCGGGCCGCTGCCGGACCTGTTGGCAACCTGCCCGGAGATGCGCCGGCTGTGGGCGGAGGAGCTGGTGGTGGAGGCCGAGGAGGACCCGGACCCCGCGACCGTGTGA
- a CDS encoding cellulase family glycosylhydrolase: MLGRSRQALVAVFTIALALALSSAGGPALAQGRAMPAKDLPANAVRSGDLQAYVDAMQPGWNLGNTFDSTGPDETSWGNPRVTREFLQKLRAQGYRSIRIPVTWFQHMGPAPDYTIDPAYLDRVEQVVDWALQTGFYVMVNMHHDSGTWVIEMPTKHDEVMARFRAGWTQIADRLRDKPERLMLESINEPRFSGDWNADSPEYFQWLDELNTAFHQIVRDSGGRNSSRPLVLPTLTCSPSQARLDELKKTIDKLHDNRIIATVHYYGYYPFSVNIAGGTRFDDAARQDLTDAFDRVHDTLVAAGIPVVVGEYGLLGFDKFTGTIEQGEKLKFFEYLGYYARRQHLTTMLWDNGQHFDRVAYQWRDTDLYDVMRTSWVGRSSTASSDLVFVDKDAEPADQTVTLNLNGNQLVRIEYADRVLRAGRDYVLNGDQLTFRAGLLASLTAGGDYGTNAVLTARFSAGSTWKFEVVVADRPLLAAATGASDAFAVPTAFHGDRLATMEAVYPDGSNAGPADWTSYKEFGASFLPSYDTGEIRLLPAFFAELHDGTVNLRFHFWSGEVVDYTLTKAGTSITGAPAE; encoded by the coding sequence ATGCTCGGACGCAGCAGGCAGGCCCTCGTCGCGGTGTTCACGATCGCGCTGGCCCTCGCGTTGTCGTCCGCCGGCGGACCGGCCCTCGCCCAGGGACGTGCCATGCCAGCAAAGGACCTGCCCGCGAACGCCGTGCGTTCCGGCGACCTGCAGGCCTACGTCGACGCCATGCAGCCGGGCTGGAACCTCGGCAACACCTTCGACTCCACCGGCCCGGACGAGACGTCGTGGGGAAATCCCCGGGTGACTAGAGAGTTCCTGCAGAAGCTCAGGGCGCAGGGCTACCGCAGCATCCGGATCCCGGTGACGTGGTTCCAGCACATGGGTCCTGCGCCGGACTACACGATCGACCCGGCCTACCTGGACCGGGTGGAGCAGGTAGTCGACTGGGCGTTGCAGACCGGCTTCTACGTCATGGTCAACATGCACCACGACTCCGGCACCTGGGTCATCGAGATGCCGACCAAGCACGACGAGGTGATGGCGAGGTTCCGGGCCGGGTGGACGCAGATCGCCGACCGGCTGCGGGACAAGCCCGAGCGGCTGATGCTGGAAAGCATCAACGAGCCGCGGTTCTCCGGCGACTGGAACGCCGACAGCCCGGAGTACTTCCAGTGGCTGGACGAGTTGAACACGGCGTTCCACCAGATCGTCCGTGACTCCGGAGGGCGCAACTCCAGCCGCCCGCTGGTGCTGCCCACGCTCACCTGCTCGCCGTCACAGGCCCGTCTGGACGAGCTGAAGAAGACCATCGACAAGCTGCACGACAACCGGATCATCGCCACCGTTCACTATTACGGGTACTACCCGTTCAGCGTGAACATCGCCGGTGGCACCCGGTTCGACGACGCGGCGAGGCAGGACCTGACCGACGCCTTCGACCGGGTGCACGACACGCTGGTCGCGGCCGGAATCCCGGTGGTGGTGGGCGAGTACGGCCTGCTGGGGTTCGACAAGTTCACCGGGACGATCGAGCAGGGCGAGAAGCTGAAGTTCTTCGAGTACCTCGGCTACTACGCCCGCAGGCAGCACCTCACCACGATGCTGTGGGACAACGGCCAGCACTTCGACCGGGTCGCCTACCAGTGGCGGGACACCGACCTCTACGACGTGATGCGGACGAGCTGGGTCGGCCGGTCCTCCACCGCGAGCAGCGATCTGGTGTTCGTGGACAAGGACGCCGAGCCCGCCGACCAGACGGTCACCCTGAACCTCAACGGCAACCAGCTGGTCCGCATCGAGTACGCCGACCGGGTCCTGCGCGCCGGGCGCGACTACGTGCTGAACGGCGACCAGTTGACCTTCCGTGCGGGGCTGCTGGCGTCCCTAACCGCAGGCGGCGACTACGGAACCAACGCCGTGCTGACCGCGAGGTTCTCCGCCGGCTCGACCTGGAAGTTCGAGGTCGTCGTGGCGGACCGGCCCCTGCTGGCCGCGGCGACCGGGGCGTCGGACGCGTTCGCCGTGCCCACCGCATTCCACGGCGACCGGCTGGCCACGATGGAGGCCGTCTACCCCGACGGAAGTAATGCCGGACCGGCGGACTGGACGTCGTACAAGGAGTTCGGGGCGTCCTTCCTCCCCTCCTACGACACCGGCGAGATAAGGCTGCTGCCCGCGTTCTTCGCCGAACTGCACGACGGCACGGTGAACCTGCGGTTCCACTTCTGGAGTGGCGAGGTCGTCGACTACACGCTGACGAAGGCGGGTACGAGCATCACCGGAGCGCCCGCGGAGTGA
- a CDS encoding MFS transporter translates to MIDRHSLAPLRHQRFRYFLGARFATLLGSAIAPIAVAFAVLDLTHSPATLGVVLAARTIPMVVLVLFGGVVADRIRRDVVLVSANVVCLLTQSMAAILLLTGTAQVWQIAAIEAVNGAAAAFTFPALQGLLPQLVNRSELQQANALNGLSRNVTLIGGGAVGGALVGFLGPGWGLAVDAVTFGVAALLISRLRLAGVPRESQQRSSTWADLRVGWQEFVSRRWVWVIVAAFCVFNAVTAGAFQTLGPVVADETFGAVGWGLVQSASGVGLVVGALVMLRWRPRRPLVVGMLGCGVAVFELLLLGLTPTLAPLLAISFLVGVGTDLFGIGWETALQEHVPTDRLSRVASYDALGSMVAVPVGQLLAGPLAAVFGTSAVIVGGAVVLGVVVALTVADSSVRGLRRSGVAQRVDTPM, encoded by the coding sequence ATGATCGACCGGCACTCGTTGGCGCCGCTGCGCCACCAACGCTTCCGTTACTTCCTCGGCGCCCGGTTCGCCACCCTGCTGGGCAGCGCGATCGCGCCCATCGCGGTGGCGTTCGCGGTGCTCGACCTCACCCACTCCCCCGCGACACTGGGCGTGGTGCTCGCCGCCCGGACGATCCCGATGGTCGTGCTGGTGTTGTTCGGCGGGGTGGTGGCCGACCGGATCCGTCGCGACGTCGTACTCGTCTCGGCCAACGTGGTCTGTCTGCTCACCCAGTCCATGGCAGCGATCCTGCTGCTCACGGGCACGGCGCAGGTCTGGCAGATCGCCGCGATCGAGGCGGTCAACGGCGCGGCCGCGGCGTTCACGTTCCCGGCGCTGCAGGGCCTGTTGCCCCAACTGGTGAACCGATCCGAACTCCAGCAGGCGAACGCGCTGAACGGCCTGAGCCGCAACGTCACCCTGATCGGCGGCGGGGCGGTGGGCGGGGCCCTGGTCGGCTTCCTCGGGCCGGGTTGGGGCCTGGCCGTGGACGCGGTGACGTTCGGGGTCGCGGCGCTGCTGATCTCTCGCCTCCGGCTGGCCGGGGTCCCTCGCGAGTCCCAGCAGCGGTCCTCCACCTGGGCCGACCTGCGGGTGGGCTGGCAGGAGTTCGTGTCCAGGCGCTGGGTGTGGGTGATCGTCGCGGCGTTCTGCGTGTTCAACGCGGTGACCGCCGGGGCGTTCCAGACCCTCGGTCCGGTGGTCGCCGACGAGACGTTCGGTGCGGTGGGCTGGGGACTGGTCCAGTCGGCCAGTGGCGTGGGCCTGGTGGTGGGCGCGCTGGTGATGCTGCGCTGGCGGCCGCGCAGGCCGCTCGTGGTCGGCATGCTCGGCTGCGGGGTCGCCGTGTTCGAGCTTCTGCTGCTGGGGTTGACGCCCACCCTCGCACCGCTGCTCGCGATCAGCTTCCTGGTCGGGGTGGGTACCGACCTGTTCGGCATCGGCTGGGAGACCGCCCTGCAGGAGCACGTCCCGACCGACCGGCTGTCCCGGGTCGCTTCCTACGACGCGCTGGGTTCGATGGTCGCGGTCCCGGTGGGCCAGCTTCTGGCGGGCCCGTTGGCAGCGGTGTTCGGCACCTCGGCGGTGATCGTCGGCGGCGCCGTCGTCCTCGGTGTGGTCGTGGCGCTCACCGTCGCCGACTCCTCGGTACGCGGCCTGCGCCGGTCCGGAGTCGCTCAGCGGGTCGACACCCCGATGTAG
- a CDS encoding helix-turn-helix domain-containing protein, with translation MPSEIRTMRAVAHPVRLRMLSLLTGAAMSATELAQELGITHANASYHLRLLVSAGMLEPAGEENVRGGVAKRYRYLVRPPGSPGAPGSPGTAAPPGEVDPRQLPVWQAIADELLRRAHHQVRTGRPELLTDAELWVDPETWQRAVALAAEASNLLHTNARRARTSGTMRVNATMALFELARKNAQTESRR, from the coding sequence ATGCCGTCGGAGATCAGGACCATGCGGGCCGTCGCCCATCCGGTCAGGCTTCGCATGCTGTCGCTGCTCACGGGCGCGGCCATGTCGGCGACCGAACTCGCCCAGGAACTGGGCATCACCCACGCCAACGCCTCCTACCACCTGCGGCTCCTGGTGTCGGCCGGCATGCTCGAGCCGGCCGGTGAGGAGAACGTCCGCGGTGGGGTGGCGAAGAGGTATCGCTATCTGGTCCGCCCACCCGGGTCACCCGGAGCGCCCGGATCGCCCGGCACGGCGGCACCGCCCGGCGAGGTCGACCCGCGGCAGTTGCCGGTCTGGCAGGCCATCGCGGACGAACTCCTCCGGCGCGCCCACCACCAGGTTCGCACCGGCCGGCCGGAGCTCCTCACCGACGCTGAGCTGTGGGTCGACCCCGAAACCTGGCAGCGGGCCGTGGCGCTCGCCGCGGAGGCGTCCAACCTCCTGCACACGAACGCCCGCCGGGCACGCACGTCCGGCACGATGCGGGTCAACGCGACCATGGCGCTGTTCGAGCTCGCCCGTAAGAATGCACAGACGGAGAGCAGGCGATGA
- a CDS encoding cysteine hydrolase family protein encodes MRALVVIDMQNGFCHPEGSLAHVGMKLADVDQAVRATAEVVADARRNRVPVIFTRHVYRPGRADEGANAARLNPRLAQLDGLVAGTWDGALVAELGALPDDLTVDKVRFDAFLWTSLDPLLRGLGVSELVFAGVVTNICVESTVRSAFMHDYEVTVLSDCCAAQTPRLHEISLEALDAYGLATVTSVDAGFTFAREATVEPPAAAMPTVA; translated from the coding sequence ATGAGAGCGCTCGTCGTGATCGACATGCAGAACGGCTTCTGTCATCCGGAGGGATCACTCGCGCACGTCGGGATGAAGCTCGCCGACGTGGACCAGGCCGTCCGCGCCACCGCCGAGGTGGTCGCCGACGCGCGTCGAAACCGCGTACCGGTGATCTTCACCCGGCACGTCTACCGGCCCGGCCGTGCCGACGAGGGGGCCAACGCCGCCCGGCTGAACCCGCGGCTGGCACAGTTGGACGGGCTGGTCGCCGGCACCTGGGACGGCGCGCTCGTGGCCGAACTCGGCGCGCTGCCCGACGACCTGACGGTCGACAAGGTGCGCTTCGACGCGTTCCTGTGGACCTCACTGGACCCGCTGCTGCGTGGGCTCGGGGTCAGCGAACTCGTCTTCGCCGGCGTCGTCACCAACATCTGCGTGGAGTCGACGGTCCGGTCGGCGTTCATGCACGACTACGAGGTGACGGTGCTCTCGGACTGCTGCGCGGCCCAGACGCCACGCCTGCACGAGATCTCACTGGAGGCACTGGACGCGTACGGCCTGGCAACGGTCACCTCCGTCGACGCCGGGTTCACCTTCGCCCGCGAAGCCACCGTCGAACCGCCCGCCGCGGCGATGCCCACGGTGGCCTAG
- a CDS encoding class I SAM-dependent methyltransferase, whose product MPDDRRLRTTFDEAAVTYQSARPDYPEQLYADLLDVTGSEPPDHLLEVGCGPGKATLPLARAGFAITAVELGPALAEQARRNLAGFPDVDVVTAPFEEWPGPVDGTRYSLVYAATAWAWVDPAVKYARAAELLRPGGHLAVWNAVHGFPAGYDPFFEQIQEVYVELGEDRPGDKWPPPPPEAAPDLSAELEESGHFEPVAVRRYVWGRRYTADEYIALLDTFSGHIAMGPVKRDRLYGEIRRRLAARPDGRLTRHWVSVLTVGRRR is encoded by the coding sequence ATGCCTGACGATCGGCGGCTGCGGACCACGTTCGACGAGGCGGCGGTGACGTACCAGTCGGCCCGTCCCGACTATCCCGAGCAGTTGTACGCCGACCTGCTCGACGTCACCGGTTCGGAGCCTCCGGACCACCTGCTGGAGGTGGGCTGCGGCCCGGGCAAGGCCACCTTGCCACTGGCCCGGGCGGGATTCGCGATCACGGCCGTGGAGCTGGGCCCGGCGCTGGCGGAGCAGGCTCGGCGCAACCTGGCCGGCTTTCCCGACGTCGACGTCGTCACCGCGCCCTTCGAGGAGTGGCCGGGGCCGGTCGACGGAACGCGGTACTCCCTCGTCTACGCCGCGACGGCCTGGGCCTGGGTCGATCCGGCGGTGAAGTACGCGAGGGCCGCGGAGTTGCTGCGGCCGGGCGGGCACCTTGCGGTGTGGAACGCCGTGCACGGCTTCCCCGCCGGATACGACCCGTTCTTCGAGCAGATCCAGGAGGTGTACGTCGAACTCGGCGAGGACAGGCCCGGCGACAAGTGGCCCCCGCCGCCGCCGGAGGCAGCACCGGATCTGTCCGCGGAGTTGGAGGAGTCGGGCCACTTCGAGCCGGTGGCGGTGCGGCGCTACGTGTGGGGCCGCCGCTACACCGCCGATGAGTACATCGCCTTGCTGGACACGTTTTCCGGGCACATCGCGATGGGACCGGTGAAGCGGGACCGGCTGTACGGCGAGATCCGCCGACGGCTCGCGGCCCGCCCCGACGGCCGGCTGACCCGCCACTGGGTGTCGGTACTCACCGTCGGCCGGCGGCGCTGA
- a CDS encoding mandelate racemase/muconate lactonizing enzyme family protein produces MSKVVSASAYLVDLEVETPRTDAVQSFVKQETVFVEITTDDGLTGLGYSYTIGTGGHAVLALLRHDLLPRLVGTEAGDIEARWNDLYAVTRATSIGVITALALAAVDTALWDVRCRRAGEPLWRMAGGFRQQVPVYDTEGGWLHLSAEELVAGAAASRDAGLFGVKLKVGKPRVAEDVARIAAVRVELGPGMEIMVDANQSLTVAGATRRARAFEELDVAWFEEPLPADDVSGHAALARASSVPIAVGESLYSLGQFRGYLEAGAAGIVQVDVARIGGITPWLKVAHLAEAFNVAVAPHFLMELHVSLAAAVPNGSYVEHIPQLRAITTEELRIVDGHAVAPDAPGLGIAWDADAIDNRRVA; encoded by the coding sequence ATGAGCAAGGTGGTCAGCGCGTCGGCATACCTCGTCGACCTGGAGGTGGAGACGCCGCGCACCGACGCGGTGCAGTCGTTCGTCAAGCAGGAGACGGTGTTCGTCGAGATCACCACCGACGACGGTCTCACCGGTCTCGGCTACAGCTACACGATCGGCACCGGCGGGCACGCCGTCCTGGCCCTGCTCCGGCACGACCTGCTGCCGCGGCTGGTGGGCACCGAGGCCGGTGACATCGAGGCGCGGTGGAACGACCTGTACGCCGTCACCCGGGCGACCAGCATCGGCGTCATCACCGCGCTCGCCCTCGCCGCCGTCGACACCGCCCTGTGGGACGTACGCTGCCGGCGCGCGGGCGAGCCCCTGTGGCGGATGGCCGGTGGGTTCCGGCAGCAGGTGCCCGTCTACGACACCGAGGGCGGCTGGCTGCACCTGTCGGCCGAGGAACTCGTCGCCGGCGCGGCCGCCTCCCGCGACGCCGGGTTGTTCGGGGTGAAGCTCAAGGTGGGCAAGCCGCGGGTCGCCGAAGACGTCGCCCGCATCGCCGCCGTCCGGGTCGAGCTCGGGCCCGGAATGGAGATCATGGTCGATGCCAACCAGTCGTTGACAGTGGCCGGCGCGACCCGGCGGGCGCGGGCGTTCGAGGAGCTGGACGTCGCGTGGTTCGAGGAGCCGCTGCCGGCCGACGACGTGTCCGGCCACGCGGCGCTGGCCCGGGCGAGTTCGGTCCCCATCGCGGTGGGCGAGTCGTTGTACTCCCTCGGGCAGTTCCGCGGTTACCTCGAGGCGGGCGCCGCCGGCATCGTGCAGGTGGACGTCGCCCGGATCGGCGGAATCACGCCCTGGCTGAAGGTCGCGCACCTGGCCGAGGCGTTCAACGTCGCGGTGGCACCGCACTTCCTGATGGAGCTGCACGTGAGCCTGGCCGCCGCCGTGCCGAACGGCTCCTACGTCGAGCACATCCCCCAGCTGCGGGCGATCACCACCGAGGAGCTCCGGATCGTCGACGGGCACGCGGTCGCGCCGGACGCGCCCGGGCTCGGCATCGCGTGGGATGCAGACGCGATCGACAACCGCCGGGTGGCGTGA